A window of the Cannabis sativa cultivar Pink pepper isolate KNU-18-1 chromosome X, ASM2916894v1, whole genome shotgun sequence genome harbors these coding sequences:
- the LOC115699478 gene encoding E3 ubiquitin-protein ligase RING1 — MKHRKLFPSPDGSTNGTECTDFCDPFFGYYYTQPPPPPPPPLTSSLSVTHQINDESHDISPSVIVLVTLFASLLLLLGYYVVVSKSCLGLCRARRNDSYEEEEEALPPSQLDGGDEEFIDGNHQHHPIWFITTVGLQQSIINSITVCRYRKGEGLIEGTDCSVCLNEFREDETLRLLPKCSHAFHIPCIDTWLRSHTNCPLCRAHIVNEGSVSTMAGGPVNQNQEISVNTEETQMGNSDVHSQMSENRVRVGAEEDDVDDNQGDCDDQSKDNPEIAMEDGERRVVKRSVSMDSSLIAENFERSDCAVNLKQEDDDDDDDCSSSMVDNGLLKRHPSMSYGLSISPVAMKRSYSCGGRFLPSKRNQRPNSILPL, encoded by the coding sequence ATGAAGCACAGAAAACTCTTCCCCTCACCCGATGGATCAACCAACGGTACCGAATGTACGGACTTCTGTGACCCTTTCTTTGGTTATTACTACACacaaccaccaccacctcctccACCGCCGTTAACGTCATCTCTCTCCGTTACCCATCAAATTAACGACGAGAGCCATGACATCTCTCCCTCCGTTATCGTTTTAGTCACGTTATTCGCCAGTCTTTTGCTCTTGTTGGGATACTACGTCGTCGTTTCAAAGTCGTGCCTTGGTTTATGCCGAGCGAGGAGGAACGATAGCTATGAGGAGGAAGAGGAGGCTCTTCCGCCGTCTCAATTGGACGGCGGAGATGAAGAGTTTATAGATGGGAATCATCAACACCATCCCATTTGGTTCATCACCACCGTTGGTCTCCAACAGTCGATTATTAACTCCATTACGGTTTGTAGGTACAGAAAAGGAGAAGGGTTAATCGAAGGGACGGATTGTTCTGTTTGCCTAAACGAGTTTCGAGAAGATGAAACGCTTCGTCTTCTTCCCAAGTGTAGTCACGCGTTTCATATACCTTGTATCGATACCTGGTTAAGATCTCACACCAATTGCCCTCTTTGCCGTGCCCACATCGTTAATGAAGGTTCCGTTTCCACCATGGCTGGGGGGCCGGTGAATCAAAATCAGGAGATTTCGGTAAATACTGAAGAGACCCAGATGGGGAATTCTGATGTTCACTCTCAAATGAGTGAGAATCGTGTCAGAGTTGGGGCAGaggaggatgatgttgatgataaCCAAGGTGATTGTGATGATCAATCAAAGGATAATCCAGAGATAGCGATGGAAGACGGCGAAAGACGAGTAGTTAAAAGGTCTGTTTCTATGGATTCTTCATTGATTGCTGAGAATTTTGAAAGATCAGATTGTGCTGTGAATCTGAAACAAGAAGAtgacgatgatgatgatgattgttCCTCGAGTATGGTTGATAATGGATTACTAAAACGACATCCTTCAATGTCGTATGGTCTTAGCATAAGCCCTGTTGCCATGAAAAGATCATACTCTTGTGGAGGGAGGTTTTTGCCATCTAAACGAAACCAGAGACCAAATTCGATTCTTCCATTGTAA